A portion of the Falsibacillus albus genome contains these proteins:
- a CDS encoding polysaccharide biosynthesis protein, whose protein sequence is MKYRQRLSFFLFLDSAIILSSLVSACLLIQGEPQNWNKDFSTILIVMLFCYSIYSFCFSLYKKAWEFAGIGELIVICKVIFYSTATSAVFLILTASTSSIRKIIITALLQFVLISGSRFLFRMHRDSKSTKKENLKRTLIIGAGSAGMMVVRQLLFNKETDLLPVGFIDDNVKKQHLHYLGIPVIGGISKIEDAVSRHRIDLIVIAIPSLSKRQLNNIFQECMKTKAKTQILPMLEDIVSGRVSVNQFRDVQVEDLLGRAQVHLDMASIAESITDKVVLVTGAGGSIGSEICRQIGKFHPAKLVLLGHGENSIYSIEMELREKYRETNIQFVPEIADLQDAKKMMQVMDQYQPDVVYHAAAHKHVPLMERSPEEAVKNNMIGTMNVANAASWHSVKTFVMISSDKAVNPTSVMGATKRLSEMIIQHMNQDSNTKFVVVRFGNVLGSRGSVIPLFKKQIQRGGPLTVTHPDMVRYFMTIPEASKLVIQAGVLANGGEVFVLDMGEPVKIIDLAKNLIKLSGHSVEEIGIKITGMRPGEKLFEELLKEGEEDNQQIYPKIYIGKSTHLYIEEIDEITAKYNEKSKDELRKWLIDLANNRPSEKPAVAASLY, encoded by the coding sequence ATGAAATATCGGCAGCGTCTTTCTTTTTTTCTCTTTCTGGATTCCGCCATTATATTATCCTCTTTGGTTTCAGCCTGCTTACTGATTCAAGGAGAACCGCAAAATTGGAACAAAGATTTTTCAACCATACTAATTGTCATGCTTTTTTGCTACTCAATCTACTCCTTTTGCTTCAGTTTATACAAAAAAGCTTGGGAGTTTGCAGGTATAGGTGAGCTGATTGTCATTTGCAAAGTCATATTTTATTCAACCGCAACATCGGCTGTCTTTCTGATATTGACAGCAAGTACCAGTTCAATCAGAAAAATAATTATAACCGCCCTCCTTCAATTTGTATTGATTAGCGGTTCGAGATTTTTGTTCAGAATGCACAGGGATTCAAAATCGACAAAGAAAGAAAATCTAAAAAGGACATTGATCATCGGGGCAGGTTCAGCTGGTATGATGGTTGTTCGTCAGCTGTTATTCAACAAAGAAACAGATTTACTTCCGGTCGGTTTTATAGATGATAATGTCAAAAAACAGCACTTGCATTATCTTGGAATACCGGTGATAGGAGGTATTTCCAAAATTGAGGACGCAGTTAGCCGTCATCGAATCGACTTGATCGTCATTGCAATTCCATCTTTGAGTAAAAGGCAGCTGAATAATATTTTTCAGGAGTGCATGAAAACGAAGGCGAAAACGCAAATCTTGCCTATGCTTGAAGACATAGTATCAGGCAGGGTGTCGGTTAATCAATTTCGGGATGTTCAAGTCGAAGATTTATTGGGACGCGCCCAAGTTCACTTGGATATGGCAAGCATCGCTGAGTCGATTACTGATAAGGTTGTGCTCGTGACTGGTGCAGGAGGTTCGATAGGGTCTGAAATATGCCGGCAAATAGGAAAATTTCACCCGGCAAAACTGGTTTTGCTCGGTCATGGGGAAAACAGTATTTATTCGATTGAGATGGAATTAAGGGAAAAGTATAGAGAAACAAATATTCAATTTGTCCCTGAAATTGCAGATTTACAGGATGCCAAGAAGATGATGCAGGTCATGGATCAATATCAGCCGGACGTTGTTTATCATGCAGCAGCCCATAAGCACGTCCCTTTAATGGAGCGGAGTCCCGAAGAGGCCGTAAAGAATAATATGATCGGCACGATGAATGTCGCCAATGCAGCAAGCTGGCATTCCGTCAAGACCTTCGTGATGATTTCAAGTGACAAAGCCGTCAATCCGACAAGCGTGATGGGTGCTACAAAACGGTTATCAGAAATGATCATCCAGCATATGAATCAGGATAGCAATACGAAATTCGTCGTGGTCAGATTTGGGAATGTACTTGGAAGCAGGGGAAGCGTCATACCATTATTTAAAAAACAGATACAAAGAGGCGGTCCTTTAACGGTGACACATCCAGATATGGTGAGATACTTCATGACTATACCCGAGGCATCCAAGCTGGTCATACAAGCAGGGGTGTTAGCGAATGGCGGTGAGGTGTTTGTCTTGGATATGGGCGAACCTGTGAAAATAATAGACTTGGCGAAAAATCTGATCAAGCTTTCTGGCCATTCCGTTGAAGAAATCGGTATAAAAATTACGGGAATGAGACCGGGAGAAAAACTATTTGAAGAATTGTTGAAGGAAGGCGAGGAAGACAATCAACAAATTTACCCAAAAATCTATATTGGAAAGTCGACTCACTTATACATTGAAGAAATAGATGAAATCACTGCGAAATACAACGAGAAGTCTAAGGATGAATTAAGAAAATGGCTAATTGATTTAGCTAATAATCGACCTTCTGAAAAGCCTGCTGTGGCAGCTTCCCTATATTAA
- a CDS encoding CpsD/CapB family tyrosine-protein kinase, with the protein MIRMKRMNFRKNSRRNLIAHTHPDSIISEQYRTILTNIKFSMPEEKSRSIVITSTSLGEGKSTCAANLAVSMAQQKKKVLLIDANLRNPSLHSILKIPNKKGLTDILAGECTFEQARLRTKVGKLDILISGAIPYNPVALLGSQIFQNLLTNALEIYDFVLLDSPSVLEVTDTKLLSNQCDGVVIVVNKGRTKLKKAIEMKKELDLAKARYIGVIINE; encoded by the coding sequence ATGATTAGAATGAAGAGAATGAATTTTCGCAAAAACAGCCGCAGAAATTTGATTGCCCATACCCATCCAGATTCCATCATATCGGAACAGTACCGAACCATCTTAACGAATATAAAGTTCTCCATGCCTGAAGAAAAAAGCCGATCCATTGTAATTACTTCCACATCACTTGGGGAGGGAAAATCGACCTGTGCCGCAAATCTTGCAGTATCTATGGCTCAGCAAAAGAAGAAAGTGCTTTTAATCGATGCAAATTTAAGAAATCCCAGTCTGCATTCAATCTTGAAGATTCCAAATAAAAAAGGATTAACGGATATCTTAGCTGGTGAATGCACATTTGAACAAGCAAGGCTCAGAACAAAAGTAGGGAAACTCGATATTTTAATAAGTGGAGCGATACCTTACAATCCAGTTGCGCTTTTAGGATCTCAAATCTTTCAAAATTTATTGACGAATGCTTTGGAAATATATGATTTTGTTTTGCTTGATTCTCCATCTGTTTTGGAGGTAACCGATACAAAGCTGCTTTCCAATCAATGTGATGGAGTCGTCATCGTAGTGAATAAGGGGAGGACAAAATTAAAAAAAGCGATTGAAATGAAAAAAGAATTGGACCTGGCCAAAGCAAGGTATATAGGTGTAATAATTAATGAGTGA
- a CDS encoding YveK family protein, producing the protein MVKEINIKDLLRVIEKRFWIIILMIFLSIAAGWIHSKYFTTPLYQTSTKIIIGADPGYMKTLQVIIKDSTVLQKVANQLKLPFSADALAGKIIVDNIDDSQVVRISVVDTNPERAAQIANKTASVFKNEVPNIVNFRDVRILSEANVNPWPINESSNSSLIEAMGIGFVIGLGLVFLMDSLDETINKESEIEEYLGIPILGNVSRMTRRNIMKKNRMRLNIAIKGESYD; encoded by the coding sequence ATGGTGAAAGAAATCAATATTAAAGATCTTCTCCGTGTGATAGAAAAGCGTTTCTGGATAATCATTTTAATGATATTTTTATCAATTGCAGCGGGATGGATACATAGCAAATACTTTACCACGCCACTCTATCAAACATCAACGAAGATTATTATCGGTGCCGATCCTGGATACATGAAAACTTTGCAGGTCATTATCAAGGACTCCACCGTGCTCCAAAAGGTTGCAAATCAATTAAAACTTCCATTTTCAGCAGATGCACTTGCGGGGAAGATCATTGTGGACAACATTGATGATTCTCAAGTTGTCCGGATAAGTGTAGTCGATACCAATCCTGAGCGTGCTGCACAGATTGCCAATAAAACGGCTTCGGTATTTAAGAATGAGGTGCCGAATATTGTTAATTTCCGAGATGTACGAATTCTATCAGAAGCAAATGTAAACCCCTGGCCAATCAATGAAAGCAGCAATTCATCTTTAATAGAGGCAATGGGTATTGGGTTCGTTATCGGTTTGGGTCTTGTGTTTCTTATGGATTCTTTGGATGAGACCATCAATAAAGAAAGTGAAATCGAAGAATATCTAGGAATACCTATATTGGGAAATGTTTCGAGGATGACCAGAAGGAATATCATGAAGAAAAATCGTATGCGGTTGAATATTGCCATAAAGGGTGAAAGCTATGATTAG
- a CDS encoding ABC transporter ATP-binding protein translates to MKHLWYFSKQMYIFTGFNLIINMIGMIVASLLEGIGMIMLIPMLAASGLISFDSPNNRLLGILNILNSIPKTWALPISLTVFLVIVIVQALFQRSIVRKNMSLQVGFINRLRLDTYQSILQSNWSFFVQKRKSDLINALTSELSRVSAGTNTFLQLLTSIMFSIIQIGLAALISPSLTLFVICAGGIIINLSKKYVAQSKKVGFQTTDLSRKYLSGISDHFNGIKDIKSNSLERPRLAWLEHWCETITKEQRVIMGIRTNSQLVYKIASALFISIFILISVLVFKSNPATLLMIILIFSRLWPRFSGIQSSLEQIASSVPAFESIYTLQEECYKSKEFSFSDGSQPIQPINIQKNILCSNITFHYENQNETAALVNISINIPANQMTAVVGHSGAGKSTLIDLIMGLYQPTEGNIYIDGNKMTTDKMLSLRQSISYVPQDAFLFNASIRENLLLTNQKATDAEIWEALKFAAAESFIQKLPKGLETLIGDRGVKLSGGERQRIVMARALLKKPSILILDEATSALDTINEAAIQYALEQMKGKMTIIVVAHRLSTIQNADQIIVMEHGRVIEKGRYHELAGKTNGLFHQLLNKPGQTERKLAAATY, encoded by the coding sequence ATGAAGCATTTGTGGTATTTTTCTAAACAAATGTACATTTTTACAGGATTTAATCTAATCATAAATATGATTGGAATGATTGTTGCAAGTTTGCTAGAAGGCATAGGAATGATCATGCTTATACCAATGCTGGCTGCAAGCGGACTTATTTCTTTTGATTCTCCGAATAATCGCCTTTTGGGTATATTGAACATATTGAATTCAATCCCTAAAACATGGGCATTGCCAATCAGCCTAACCGTTTTTTTGGTGATCGTCATCGTGCAGGCACTGTTTCAGCGATCTATAGTAAGGAAAAATATGTCCCTACAAGTTGGCTTTATTAATCGACTTCGTTTGGATACTTATCAAAGCATTCTTCAATCGAACTGGAGCTTTTTTGTCCAAAAAAGAAAATCCGATCTGATAAATGCACTAACAAGCGAATTAAGTAGAGTGAGCGCCGGGACGAATACGTTTCTTCAGCTTCTGACCTCCATCATGTTTTCGATTATTCAAATTGGATTGGCAGCTTTGATTTCCCCGTCACTGACTTTATTTGTCATTTGTGCAGGCGGGATTATCATTAACCTGTCAAAAAAATACGTTGCTCAATCGAAAAAAGTGGGGTTTCAAACTACTGATCTTTCAAGGAAGTATTTGTCCGGAATATCCGATCACTTCAATGGCATCAAGGATATTAAAAGCAATTCCCTTGAAAGGCCGCGCCTGGCCTGGCTTGAACATTGGTGTGAAACTATAACGAAGGAACAAAGGGTAATCATGGGGATCAGGACAAATTCTCAATTAGTATATAAAATAGCATCGGCATTATTTATCTCAATATTCATTCTTATTTCAGTACTTGTCTTTAAGAGCAATCCTGCTACTTTACTAATGATCATCTTAATTTTTTCGAGGCTTTGGCCGCGATTTTCAGGTATACAGTCAAGTCTGGAACAAATCGCATCATCCGTTCCTGCATTTGAATCTATATACACCCTTCAAGAAGAATGCTATAAGTCAAAGGAATTTTCATTTAGTGATGGATCTCAACCAATCCAGCCAATCAATATCCAAAAAAATATCCTTTGCAGCAATATAACGTTTCACTATGAAAATCAAAATGAAACGGCTGCTTTAGTCAACATTTCCATTAATATCCCAGCCAATCAGATGACAGCTGTAGTAGGGCATTCAGGAGCCGGCAAAAGCACATTAATAGATCTGATTATGGGGCTTTATCAACCAACTGAGGGAAATATATATATTGATGGAAATAAAATGACAACGGATAAGATGTTATCTCTAAGGCAATCAATCAGTTATGTTCCACAGGATGCGTTCTTATTCAATGCAAGCATTAGAGAAAATCTTCTGCTTACGAATCAAAAAGCAACAGATGCGGAAATTTGGGAAGCATTAAAATTTGCTGCTGCTGAATCATTCATTCAAAAGCTGCCTAAGGGGCTGGAGACGTTGATTGGGGATAGGGGCGTGAAGCTATCAGGTGGAGAACGTCAAAGGATTGTAATGGCACGGGCACTATTGAAAAAGCCGAGTATCCTTATATTGGATGAGGCAACAAGCGCGCTTGATACAATTAATGAAGCTGCCATCCAGTATGCATTGGAACAAATGAAAGGCAAAATGACCATAATTGTAGTTGCACATCGGCTATCGACGATTCAAAATGCAGATCAAATTATCGTAATGGAACACGGTAGAGTCATTGAGAAGGGACGGTATCATGAGCTGGCCGGGAAAACAAATGGACTTTTTCATCAGCTTCTAAACAAACCTGGGCAAACAGAAAGAAAATTAGCTGCGGCTACTTATTAA
- a CDS encoding nucleotidyltransferase domain-containing protein, which translates to MPIKLNVSRLSNEMNYLLKLLEDESSISQNPIPINDDFDWGAFIDLVKHHRLYPQLYPKVKQGQTVVPTYVSEGITKLYEANIFHMLHLTKEMEAVGKIFAENDIPMLHLKGPMLAKKLYGDLSLRTSGDLDILIPIKDLGIAEKLLVAEGYRKDEYIMTVLNDWKWRHHHFTYVHPQKQVKIEIHWRLNPGPGLEPAFKELWERRETEVIGGLPVHTLGVEDLFVFLISHGSRHGWSRLRWLLDIHQMLKLPMDHHFTIRLLRKFHSTQLGGQAMILSSQLLSSKIPREYDRILCHNKSMQLAEGTIFYLERMINLHSLPLSEEISTYHKKYIFSLKSFFQKGLSFFSYFYPYPEDALAMPLPKVLHLLYFPLRPMIWLWRKTKKSALT; encoded by the coding sequence GTGCCAATAAAGCTAAACGTTTCCCGATTATCAAATGAAATGAACTATTTGCTTAAATTGCTGGAGGACGAATCATCTATTAGCCAAAATCCAATCCCTATAAATGACGACTTTGATTGGGGCGCCTTCATTGATTTAGTTAAACATCATCGATTATATCCACAGCTGTATCCCAAAGTCAAACAGGGACAAACAGTTGTTCCAACATATGTCAGTGAAGGGATAACAAAGCTATATGAGGCGAATATATTTCATATGCTCCATTTAACCAAGGAAATGGAAGCGGTAGGTAAAATCTTTGCTGAAAATGATATTCCAATGCTTCATTTAAAGGGCCCGATGCTGGCAAAAAAGTTATATGGCGACCTTTCGCTTCGAACCTCTGGTGATTTGGATATCCTTATCCCTATCAAGGATTTAGGGATTGCTGAAAAATTACTAGTGGCAGAGGGCTATCGTAAAGATGAATATATTATGACTGTTTTGAATGATTGGAAGTGGAGGCATCATCATTTTACGTACGTTCACCCGCAAAAACAGGTCAAAATAGAGATTCATTGGAGATTGAATCCAGGCCCTGGATTGGAGCCTGCGTTCAAGGAGCTATGGGAAAGGAGAGAGACTGAAGTGATAGGTGGTCTTCCTGTACATACTCTTGGGGTGGAAGATTTATTTGTCTTTCTGATTTCCCATGGCTCAAGACATGGCTGGTCAAGGCTCAGGTGGCTATTGGATATCCATCAAATGCTTAAGCTTCCCATGGACCATCATTTCACGATTCGTCTGCTCCGTAAATTCCATTCAACCCAGCTGGGGGGACAGGCAATGATTCTATCATCTCAATTACTATCCAGTAAAATCCCAAGGGAGTATGATCGAATCTTATGTCATAATAAATCAATGCAATTAGCGGAAGGAACGATTTTTTATTTGGAAAGGATGATCAATCTTCATTCCCTGCCATTGAGCGAAGAAATATCAACCTATCACAAAAAATATATTTTTTCTCTTAAATCTTTTTTTCAAAAAGGACTGTCTTTTTTCAGCTATTTCTACCCATATCCTGAGGATGCATTGGCTATGCCCCTGCCCAAAGTGTTGCATTTGTTATATTTTCCGTTGAGGCCAATGATATGGTTATGGAGGAAGACAAAGAAATCAGCTCTAACATAG
- a CDS encoding lasso peptide biosynthesis B2 protein, which translates to MKMTKKFKIFWNTESIIKLLWVEAYFYLAFARVLKLLPFSKISPSLGTYMEETSHSPNDTDRKILSKVSNAVEMMSKYTFWESQCLVKAISAMKMLKRRNIESTLYLGMGKDDNGKLAAHAWLRSGPYFITGSQGKEKFTVVGMFAGFLSNLSNEGEKCANKAKRFPIIK; encoded by the coding sequence TTGAAAATGACCAAGAAATTTAAAATCTTTTGGAATACTGAATCCATCATCAAGCTGTTGTGGGTAGAAGCGTACTTTTATTTAGCTTTTGCACGGGTATTGAAATTGCTTCCCTTTTCAAAGATCTCTCCTTCACTCGGTACTTATATGGAAGAAACAAGCCACTCCCCAAACGACACTGATCGAAAAATTTTAAGCAAAGTTTCAAATGCAGTAGAAATGATGAGCAAGTATACTTTTTGGGAAAGTCAATGCCTTGTTAAAGCAATTTCAGCGATGAAGATGCTAAAAAGAAGGAATATTGAAAGCACACTATACTTAGGAATGGGCAAAGATGATAATGGAAAGCTCGCTGCCCATGCTTGGCTGAGAAGTGGCCCATATTTTATTACAGGGTCGCAAGGCAAAGAAAAATTTACTGTGGTAGGAATGTTTGCTGGTTTTCTCTCCAATCTATCAAATGAAGGTGAAAAATGTGCCAATAAAGCTAAACGTTTCCCGATTATCAAATGA
- a CDS encoding lasso peptide biosynthesis PqqD family chaperone: MITKPLVTLDQTFVQCEGNIVSAMGDEKVMLCIGNGKYYNLGEMGGQIWDMLESPLTVCQMVSSLTEIYEVYRDQCEDQVISFLESLLQEGLIQVKFENDQEI; this comes from the coding sequence ATGATTACAAAGCCATTAGTAACACTTGATCAAACATTTGTGCAATGTGAAGGGAATATTGTCAGTGCCATGGGGGATGAGAAAGTAATGCTCTGCATTGGCAACGGAAAATATTATAATTTAGGTGAGATGGGCGGACAAATTTGGGATATGCTCGAATCGCCATTAACAGTTTGTCAAATGGTTTCTTCATTGACTGAAATTTATGAGGTTTATCGAGATCAATGTGAAGATCAGGTTATTTCATTTCTTGAATCGTTATTACAAGAAGGCCTTATCCAGGTTAAGTTTGAAAATGACCAAGAAATTTAA
- a CDS encoding phosphoenolpyruvate carboxykinase (ATP), with the protein MECGEKKYSYEAFGLKIMSDIKLPELNSLPGQDITEVKIERRNLKDYWQEDWNTLNRIMATENHVIFRIPELAVFRITNGNHIMFLPFEGADVNKIRLYLLGTCMGSILMQRKLLPLHGSAVDIKGKAYAFVGIPGAGKSTLATAFLQKGYKLLTDDVIALALSDEGPPNVIPAYPQQKLWDASLAAFEMNQNHYSPLFEREKKFAVPVKGQFSSESIPLAGIFELRKTDTNALTLQSIQGLEGLHMLFIHTYRNSLIQHLGLRSWHFKGTSNLSYHVPLYRIERPSNIFTANDIFLTILKTIEKENFNDYKAISNT; encoded by the coding sequence ATGGAGTGTGGCGAAAAAAAATACTCGTATGAAGCGTTTGGACTTAAAATAATGAGCGACATTAAACTTCCTGAATTGAATAGTCTGCCCGGCCAGGATATAACTGAGGTGAAAATTGAAAGACGAAACTTGAAGGATTATTGGCAAGAGGATTGGAATACCTTGAATCGCATTATGGCAACTGAAAATCATGTAATCTTTCGCATACCAGAATTGGCCGTTTTCAGGATTACAAATGGAAACCATATTATGTTTTTGCCTTTTGAGGGAGCCGATGTTAATAAAATACGGCTATACTTGCTTGGAACATGTATGGGAAGCATTCTCATGCAGCGAAAATTATTGCCCCTCCACGGCAGCGCCGTAGATATAAAGGGGAAAGCATATGCATTTGTTGGAATTCCAGGTGCCGGAAAATCAACATTGGCAACAGCCTTCCTGCAGAAGGGATATAAGCTTTTAACAGATGACGTTATTGCTCTCGCCCTTTCTGATGAAGGTCCTCCAAATGTCATCCCTGCATATCCTCAGCAAAAGCTATGGGATGCAAGCCTGGCAGCATTCGAAATGAATCAAAATCATTATTCCCCACTATTTGAAAGGGAGAAAAAGTTCGCAGTGCCAGTAAAAGGGCAATTTTCTTCAGAGTCAATTCCACTTGCAGGGATCTTTGAATTGAGGAAAACAGATACAAATGCCCTTACTCTGCAATCGATTCAAGGACTGGAAGGGCTGCATATGTTATTTATCCATACGTACCGCAACAGTCTAATACAGCATTTAGGCTTAAGAAGCTGGCATTTTAAAGGGACATCCAACCTATCTTATCATGTTCCATTATATAGAATCGAAAGACCTTCAAACATATTTACAGCCAATGACATATTTTTAACCATCCTAAAGACCATCGAAAAGGAGAATTTCAATGATTACAAAGCCATTAGTAACACTTGA
- a CDS encoding paeninodin family lasso peptide yields the protein MKKIWTEPVLEVLDVNMTMAGPGKAYADSTYEDCDEKGNLHYS from the coding sequence ATGAAAAAGATTTGGACTGAACCAGTTTTGGAAGTATTAGATGTAAACATGACAATGGCTGGCCCTGGTAAGGCATATGCAGATTCAACTTATGAGGACTGTGATGAAAAAGGAAATCTTCATTATAGCTAA
- a CDS encoding asparagine synthase-related protein — translation MSAIAGIYQFNNQSVSVEDINAMMGALKHFPANDIRVWNHQPNMFLGCHAQWITPESIGEVVPYYDYERRLAITADAIIDNREELFQMLQIPRDEQKSMPDSELLLLAYRKWGEETPKHLIGDFAFMIWDEKEQKLFGARDFSGSRTLYYYKDHQRFAFCTTIKPLLELSYVEKRLNEEWLAEFIAVTHMFDTYDCHSTVFGKIMQVPPSHSFLIKEGKMKLIPYSASAIQETRFKKNEDYVEAFQEIFSKAVNSRLRTFHHVGAQLSGGLDSGSVASFAAKSLKQADKRLLTFSYIPGQDFSDWTPSYRVANERPYIQSTVLHSKNMNNTALEFKGKSSYTEIDDWLDIMEMPYKFFENSFWVKGIQEEASQKGIGILLNGARGNLSISWGPALDYYSTLLKGFKWLRLYKEINLYSKNIGFPNKKRILKVVSQKAFPKFGSTDSYEFPSIINSEFAKKTGVFTKVHNIENEMKKLNYVENRQDHFQNQYTWNTTGNSNTKLSLRYGIWNRDPTNDRRVIDYCLSVPVNQYVQHGVDRALIRRATENYLPDNVRLNQLTRGIQGADWLHRIVPEWKAVKDELKEMTNNKEMIRYFNMDYIRSELKNFHPRPEKAFDSSIRVLMRTLIVYRFISKFH, via the coding sequence ATGAGTGCAATCGCTGGAATCTATCAATTTAATAATCAATCGGTTTCTGTTGAAGATATCAATGCAATGATGGGTGCCCTTAAGCACTTTCCGGCAAATGACATTCGGGTGTGGAACCATCAGCCAAATATGTTCCTTGGCTGCCATGCCCAATGGATCACACCCGAATCCATAGGGGAGGTCGTCCCATACTACGACTATGAGAGACGCCTTGCCATAACGGCAGACGCCATCATCGACAACAGGGAAGAGCTGTTCCAAATGCTTCAGATTCCTAGAGATGAGCAAAAATCGATGCCGGATAGTGAACTGCTCCTTCTTGCTTATCGTAAATGGGGGGAGGAAACGCCAAAACATCTCATCGGCGATTTTGCCTTCATGATCTGGGATGAAAAAGAACAAAAGCTCTTTGGGGCGAGGGACTTTTCGGGAAGCAGGACACTGTACTATTACAAGGACCACCAGCGATTCGCCTTTTGTACGACCATCAAACCGCTGCTGGAGCTGTCGTATGTGGAAAAGCGTTTGAATGAAGAGTGGCTTGCGGAGTTCATTGCCGTGACTCATATGTTTGATACTTATGATTGCCACTCAACTGTTTTTGGAAAAATTATGCAGGTCCCGCCTTCACATTCTTTTTTAATCAAAGAAGGGAAAATGAAGCTGATTCCTTATTCAGCTTCAGCTATCCAAGAAACTCGATTTAAAAAAAATGAGGATTATGTAGAAGCCTTTCAAGAAATATTTTCAAAAGCAGTGAACAGCCGGTTAAGGACCTTTCATCATGTAGGGGCGCAATTAAGCGGTGGATTGGATTCAGGTTCCGTTGCAAGCTTTGCTGCAAAATCATTAAAGCAAGCTGATAAAAGGCTACTTACTTTCAGTTACATTCCAGGACAGGATTTTTCTGATTGGACTCCTTCTTATAGAGTCGCGAATGAACGTCCATATATTCAATCCACAGTCCTTCATAGCAAAAATATGAATAACACAGCATTAGAATTCAAAGGAAAAAGCTCCTACACCGAAATAGACGATTGGCTGGATATTATGGAAATGCCATACAAGTTTTTCGAAAACTCCTTCTGGGTTAAAGGTATTCAAGAAGAGGCCAGCCAAAAGGGGATTGGTATCCTCTTGAATGGAGCAAGGGGGAATCTATCAATATCCTGGGGACCTGCGCTTGATTATTATTCTACACTCCTAAAAGGATTCAAGTGGCTGCGTTTGTATAAGGAAATCAATTTATACAGTAAGAACATTGGGTTTCCAAATAAAAAGCGAATATTGAAGGTTGTATCACAAAAAGCCTTTCCTAAGTTCGGTTCAACTGATTCCTATGAATTTCCTTCCATTATCAACAGTGAGTTTGCCAAAAAGACAGGAGTTTTCACTAAGGTACACAATATTGAAAATGAAATGAAGAAACTTAATTACGTCGAGAATCGTCAGGATCACTTTCAAAATCAATATACGTGGAATACAACTGGCAATTCTAACACGAAACTCTCACTTCGCTATGGCATCTGGAACCGTGATCCTACAAATGATAGGAGAGTCATAGATTACTGTTTATCTGTCCCAGTCAATCAATATGTTCAACATGGAGTCGACCGGGCACTGATCAGAAGGGCAACCGAAAATTATTTGCCTGACAATGTCAGACTCAATCAGTTGACAAGGGGAATTCAAGGGGCAGATTGGCTTCACCGGATCGTTCCTGAGTGGAAGGCAGTCAAGGACGAGCTTAAAGAAATGACAAATAATAAGGAAATGATTAGATATTTTAATATGGACTACATCCGTTCAGAATTGAAAAACTTTCATCCAAGACCGGAGAAAGCTTTTGACTCATCGATAAGAGTCCTTATGAGGACGCTTATCGTATATCGTTTCATCAGCAAATTTCATTGA